The sequence GAATCTGCGCCCTGCAAGGGAAGCGAGTTTGCGGCACTCCCCCTGACTGGCTACCGTTTTTGGGAACCCGAAGGGCAGCAGTCTCGCGGTCGCCTTTTTCTTGGTTACTTCTTTTTGGCGAAGCAAAAAGAAGGGACCGGCTGCCGGGCCGCCCCCGGCTTGGTCATGACGGAGCACAGACCGTTTCATCAACCGCTAGCGGTGCATTCGGTGCAATGCCCTTTGGTTATTGCACCCTACGTTACCTGGCGATGGCGAGTAATAACCGACCAAGCAACCGCACCGCGAGAACACAAAAAAAGAGCAACTCCGAACAAGCACGACCAACACCAGGCACAGCAAAACAGCAAGCACCGCATTTATCCGGACACATCAACTTATTCACACCAAAGGAATTCACCATGCCCATGCACCACCTAGCCGCCCTCGACCGATTGCTCTCCGAGCAGCGCACCGTCCTGCACGAAAAATGGGTCGCCGAAATTCTCACCAGCTGGTCGTCACTGCTGCCCAACACCTTCAACGTCGGCGAGATGCGCCAGCACACCGCGCACCTGCTCGAAGAAATCGCCAAGATCTTTGCGGCCTATCCCGAATCCGGCCTGTGGGAGTTCGGCGAAACCCATCCGCTGGTGCGTGCCATGAGCGAGTTCAGCGCCAGTCGCGCCATCTCCGGCTTCACGCCGACCGAAACCGCGCAATACGTGATGTGCCTCAAAAGCGTGCTGACACTGGCCCTGATCCATGAACTGATGAGCTCGCCGGTCGAGATGAAGGTCAATCTGGCCGCGGTCGAAGACGTCATCGGCCGCCTCACGCTGGTGACTTTCTCGGCCTTCGTCGAAACCCGCGAGCGCGTGATCCTGCAGCAAAGCGCCTCGCTGGTCGAACTCTCGACGCCGGTGATCCGGCTCTGGGACCATGTGCTACTGCTGCCGCTGGTGGGCGTCATCGATACCGCGCGCGCGCGCAAGTTCACCGAAAACCTGCTCGAAGCGATCACCCGCTACGAAGCCAGCGTCACCGTCATCGACGTCACCGGCGTACCGGTCTTCGATATTTCGGTCGCGCGTCACCTGATGAAAACGGTGGACGCAGCCCAGCTGCTCGGCACCCGCGTCGTGATGACCGGACTCAATCCCGAGGGCGCGCTGACCCTGACCAAACTGGGCATCAGCCTGCCCAACATGATCACCCGCGCGACGCTGCGTTCCGGTGTGGCCGAGGCGCTCTCGCTGATCAACCGGCGCATCGTGCCGGTGGCATCGAGCCGCGCATGAAGATCGCGATCCCGCGTCTCGGACGCATCCTGCTGGTGGCGATCCAGCAGGATCTCAGTGATGACGAAGCGTTGGCGTTCCAGTCGAACCTGCTCGGCACGATCGCCGAAATCGAAGCGCTCGGTGTGGTCGTCGATATCTCGGCGCTCGATGTGGTCGACTCGTTCATGGCGCGTGTCATCAACGACACTGCCAACATGGCACGGCTGCTCGGTGCCGAAGTCATCGTTTGCGGCATCCAGCCTTTCGTCGCCTTCACGCTGGTTGAAATGGGACGCGGCCTGCTCAGTGCCGACTGCACGTTCAACCTCGAACAGGGACTGAAAACCCTGCAATCACGGATCGCCTCGCGCGGCGATTACAGCCTGCCGGATGAACACGATGACCTCATTATCTGAACCCGATGCAGTCGTCGATATCTGCACCACGGCCGACATCGTGGTGGCCCGCCGGCTCACGCGCCAGCTTGCGGCCTGCCTCGATTTCGGCAGTGCCGACCAGACCCGGCTGGCCACCGCCGTGTCCGAACTGACGCGCAACGTGATCGAATATGCGGGCCGCGGTACATGCCATATCTCGGACGCGTCCGATGCCGGCTTTAACAGCATCATGGTCGTCGTCGAGGACCACGGGCCGGGTATTGCCAACGTGGCGCAAGCCATGCAGGACGGCTACAGCACCAGCGGCAGCCTCGGTGCCGGACTGCCGGGAACGCGCCGTCTGGTCGACAGCTTCATGATCGAATCCCGGCCCGGCCTGACCCGCGTGACCATCAGCATGTCGATGCGCAAGGACCGGCCGTGATGACCGGCACCGGATCGATCCGCATTGCAATCGACTCCGATGTCGCTACCGCCTGCCGCGCCGCGCGCTTGGCGGCCGAACAGAGCGGCTTCGATCGCAAGCGCAGCTATCAGATCGCGACGGCGGCATCGGAACTGGCACGCAACGTACTGGTTCACGGCGGCGGCGGCACGGTCACGGTCAGCACGCCGGGCCATCGCAACGGCATCGAACTGCTGGCCATCGACCATGGTCCCGGCATCGCCGATCTGGCGCTGGCGATGCAGGAGGGTTTTAGCACCACGGGTAGCCTCGGTGGCGGGTTACCCGGTGTCGAACGCCTGATGGATGAAGTCGTCATCGAGACCGCTGTAGGACTCGGTACCACGATACGGGCCTCCAAATGGCTATGACCTTCGGCTATGCGCAACAGGCCTGCCGGGGCGATCCGGTGTGTGGCGATATCGGCACCTGGTGGGAAGGTCCGCACCGGTATGTGCTGGCACTGGCCGACGGGCTCGGCCACGGTGCGCCGGCGCATCGTGCCGCCAGCGCAGCGATGCAGTGCATTGCCGAACACCTCGATGCCAGTTGCGCCGTGATGTTTGCGGCGTGCAATGAACGCCTGCTCGATACCCGTGGTGCGGTGCTGGCCATCGCCATCATCGACCGCGATAGCAACCTGCTGACGCTGGGCGTCATCGGCAATATCGGGGTACGGGTGTTCGGCATCAACAGCGCAGTGCGGCTTGGCGCAGGACGCGGCTTTGTCGGTGCCGGCTATGCGCTGCCGGCACCGGACCAGTTACGTCTCGACGATGGCGACCGGCTCATCATGGTCACTGACGGCATCGACGAATCAGACGGCATGCGAACCTGCATGGAACGCAGTGACGAAAGCTCGCAGCAGCTGGCTGACGATGTCTTGCAGGGCTGGGGCAACCAGGATGACGATGCGGCAGTGCTGGTGTACCAGCATCGCCATACAGGGAGTGGGCGATGAGCGACATGCATGATATTTACTATGCGCTGCTGTACAAATCGGTCTTCAACGAAGATCCGGAGGAGGCACTGGTGGCAGCGGCTGACTTTGGCCGTGACCTGATGAAGCACGGCATCCCGCCGGAAGGAGTAATCGAAATCCACCAGAAAGCCGTCTTGCGATTGGCCGGCGCGTATCCGGAACTGACGCTGCAACAGGTCGCCGCGCCGCTGATGGCACCGCTGATGGAAGCATCGATGGCGTTCAGCTTTGCCTTTCGCAAGCAGCGTGAAACCCGCGACGTGCTGGAGATGCAGCTGGCCCGCGCCGGCCGGCTCGAGGCGATCGGCACGATGGCCGCCGGTATCGCGCACGACTTCAACACCATCATCGGGATCGTCAATGGCTACGCTGAATTGCTGATCGAGGACTATCCGGATACCAGCAATACGATGGAATACACGCAGCAGATCGTCACCGCCAGCCTGCGCGCACGCGACCTGGTCGTGCGCATGCTGGCGTTTGCGCGCCAGACACCGATCGCGCCATGCAGCGTCGATGCGGTGGCACTGGTGCGTAACGTCCTGAAGATGATCCGCATGACCCTGCCGCCGGCGATCAACGTGACCTTCCGGCCCGAGATGGAAACCGCCTACACGGTGGCCGATCCGCTGCAGGTCGAACAGGTAGTCATGAACCTGTGCATGAACGCCGCCGACGCCATGGAGGGTTCCGGCAACCTCGAACTGCAGATCGCGCCGGCACCGCCTGTGCTGCACGTCGACGGCTCGCTGATCCCGCGCTTTGCCCTGATCGTCGATGACAATGGTTGCGGCATGTCGGCCGATGTGCAGCAGCGTGCGCTCGATCCGTTCTACACAACCAAAGCGCCGGGTAAAGGCAGCGGGCTGGGCCTGTCGGTGGTGTACGGCATCATCAGCGATCTCGGTGGACAGCTCGATATTCATAGCGAAGTCGGCATGGGCAGCAGCTTCCGGATTTACCTGCGGCTGGCCGGCCGGACGCCGCCGGAGCCGACGACAAGCGCTTTACCCGAGATTCACTAACCAACCACTGCAAAGGAACTCCGCCATGGCACATATCCTGGTCGTCGAAGACGATATCCAGTTCCGGCAAATGCTGGTTCACATGCTGCAAAAAGATCAGCACAAGATCACGATGGCCTCGGACGGCATGGAAGCGATGCAATTACTCAGGAACCTGGAACCGGATCTGATCCTGACCGATATCCTGATGCCGCACATGGACGGCGTCGAAATCATTCTGGCCTTATCGCAGCAGAGCAATACCATCCCGATCATCGCGATGTCGGGCGGCAGGCGTGCGATCAGCTCGGATTTCAATCTCGAGTCGGCCTCGCTGCTGGGGGTCAAGGCGGTGCTGGCGAAACCGTTTTCGCATGCCGATCTGCGTCGCGTGATCGGCGAGATGCTGGCATGAGCGCGCGGCCGGGCCCGTGTGTCATTGCGGTCTGCAACCGCAAAGGCGGTGCCGGCAAGACCACCACCGCCGTCAACCTCGCCGCGGAACTGGCGGCGCTGGGCCAACGCGTGTTGCTGGTCGACCTGGATTCGCAAGGACATTGTGCGGTCGGACTGGGCCTCAAGGTGACGCCGGGCAGCGCCACAGTGCATGCGCTGTTTGGTACAGCCGGTGCCGGCATCCGGCTCATGGATGTGGTGCAAGCCAGTGCGATCGAGCGGCTCTGGCTGGCACCGGCCGACCAGCTGTTCGAACACGGTAGCGGTGCGCGCGATCCGATGCTGCTCGCGCAAGCGCTGACCGATCACGCGCTGACCAGCCACTTCGATCTGGTGATCCTCGACACGCCGCCATCGCTCGATATCCTGCTGCTCAATGCGCTCTCGGCCGCGCACTGGGTACTGGTGCCGTATATCCCGCATCCGCTGTCGTTCGAAGGCGTGCGGCAACTGATGCGCATCCTGTTCAAGGTCATGTCAGTCCAGAATCCGGGACTGAAAATTCTGGGCTTTCTGCCGATGACGGCGGCCGAACATATCCGCCAGCATCGCAGCATCAGCGTTGATGTCTCACGCCAGTTCGGTGCGCACCGGGTGCTGGGCGGTATCCGCAACGACATCAAGCTGGCTGAATCCTTCGCCGCCGGCAAACCGGTGCGCTATTACGCGCCCGGCAGCCGCGGCGCGCAGGATTTTGCAGCACTGGCGGCCAGCTTGCTGCCCACACTGGCGGGTAGCGATACCGTTGCCAGGATGACTACTTGAAATCCTGATTCTGTCATTTTTACCGTATTAAAACGCCACTAACACTCCGATCCGGCAACCAACAAAGTCGCACTACCTGGTGCAAATACCGCACGCTCATTCGAGAGATCACGATCCGGCCACGAATGCTCCGGATCGCTGACACAAAATGTTCTTTATTCAAAATGTTTAAATTGGTTAAAATGGCTTCTTTTAAACAATTAAAGGACGGCATATGCCTGCTGCTGAAATTTGTACCACCCAGAATGCCGCGCGAATCCTCGGCATTTCGGTGACCTCGGTACAGCAACTGGTGGAAGCCGGCGTCATTGAAGCCTGGAAGACCAAAGGCGGCCATCGCCGCATTCCACTGGCGGCTATCCAGGCTTACAAAGTTGCCCAAACCACGGTGTCCGAGCACGGCAGCGCGCGTGCCATGCCGGGCCGCAAACCGGCCATCCTGGTGATCGAGGACAACCTGATGCAGCGCGAGATTTACCAGAAACAGATCCAGTCATGGGACCTCGACGCGACACTGACTTTTTGCGAAAACGGCTACCAGGCGCTGATCGAAATCGCCCGCAACAAGCCTAATGTCCTGCTGGCCGACATCATGATGGATGGCATCGACGGCTATGAAGTCGTCACCACGATCCTGGGCTATCCCGATCTGTCGGACATGCATATCGCGATCCTGTCTAGCCTGACCAGAGAAGAACTGGGCGAGCGTGGCGGCATCCCGAACGGCGTCGTGTACTTCGGCAAGCCGGTCAACTATGACGAACTGCGCGGCTATCTGCGCGCCTGCTGCGCCCAGCAACATCGCAACTTATCGATTGCTTCCTGACCCCACACGGCGCCACACCATCATGCTGAAAAAAATCGATGCCCGCATCCTGCTGTGCGTATTTGCCGCCGTGCTGGTGGCCGGACTCTGGACAATAACGCTGCTGCAGTTGCGCACAACCCGGCAAGTCATCATCGACAACACGCAGCGCGACGTGCGTAGTCTGGCGCGACTGTTCAACGAACACGCCAACCGCACCGTCGAGTCGGCCGACCAGGCCGTGACGTATCTGCGTTTCCGGTACAACACGCTGGGTACCGGGCTCGATATTGCGCAGGACTTGAAGGTTGGCCTCAACCCGGACAGCATCTACAACCTGTTTTCCATCGTCGATGAACACGGCGATGTGGTGCTGTCGAGCCAGCCGTTCAAGCCAATCAACCTGTCCGATCGCGAGCATGTGAAAGTACATGCCGGTGCCGACAGCGGCGAACTATTCATCAGCCGCCCGGTACTCGGCCGGGTCTCGAAAAAATGGTCGATCCAGATGACCCGCCGTATCAATTACCCGGATGGCCGCTTCAAGGGTGTCGTCGTGGTGTCAATGGATCCGCAATACTTCATCCGCTTGTATAACGACATCGATGTCGGCAAATACGACGTGATCACGCTGGTCGGCACCGACGGCGTGGTCCGCGTGCGCCGGGTCGGCGACCAGGTTTCGATGGGCATGGATGTGTCGGCGAGTCCGTTCTTCCAGCTCATGCAAAAAACCGGCCGCGGCGTGACCACGGCGGTCAGCACAATCGATGGTCGCGAGCGCATCCAGGCCTACGAAACGCTGCAGCACTATCCACTGGTGGTCACGGTGGGAGCCGATATCGAGGAACGGCTGGCACCGTATTACGTCGACCGCAACCAGTCCCTGCTCATCGCTGCCGTGATCAGTGCGGTGATCGCCTTGTTCACGGCCAGCATCATCATTCTGGTCGGCCGGCTGATGGCCAGCCGCGAAAAAGCCATCGCGGCCAGCCTGGCCAAGTCGCGCTTCCTGTCGAACATGTCGCACGAGTTGCGCACGCCGCTCAACGGTATCCTGGGCTTTTCGGAGGTGATGGTCGAGGAGCTCGGCAGCCAATCCCTGCATGGCGGCTTCGCGCAAGCGATTCATGGCAGCGGCGTGCGTTTGCTGGCGCTGGTCGATGCAACGCTGGAATTGAGTGCGCTCGAATCCGGCACCATCGTGCTGGCACCGCAACCCGAAAACCTGGCACTGCTGTTGCAGCACGCCACCGCGCCCTACCTGGCAGCGGCTGCCGCCAAGCAGCTTGCGCTGGACATCGAGATCGATCCGGCCACGCCTGCCACGCTGGTGTGCGACCGGGTCCGCTTGCTGATGGTGCTCGACAAACTGCTCGACAATGCGATGCGCCACACCGATGCCGGCACCATCCTTGTCAGCGCCCGCCCGGGCGGGACCGGTCTCGAGCTGACCGTGCGTGATTCCGGTTGCGGCGTGCCGGCGCACTTGCAGGAGCAGATTTTCGAACGTTTTTCGCAAGCCGACGATTCGGCAGCACGCAGCAGCGAAGGTGCCGGACTGGGATTGGCGATCGCCCGGCATCTGGTCGAACTGATGGATGGAGAACTCACGCTGAAATCTTTTTCCGGACAAGGTGCGCAATTTTCAGTTACTCTTCGGCAACATTAACGGTAGTCATTATTTAGCGACAAAAGGTAAGCCGATGTCAGAACACTCCTATTGCGTCATCGATCCGCACTTCCTGCTACAGACCGCCGGTGCCGACATCGAGCTCTTCCGCGAACTGTCGGCGATGTTCGTGACACTGGCCGGTCCGGTCCATGCACGGCTGGCACTGGCCATGCAAAACGGCGACACCAAGGCAACGCATTTTGAGAGCCATTCGCTCAAAGGCAGCACGGCACTGGTCGGTGCACGGGAACTGAGTACCCTGCTCGGCGAGATCGAAGCCCATGCACGCCGGGAACGCAATGATTTGATCTTGCCCTGCCTGCCGGAATTGAACCGTCTGTTTGCGCTGGTGGTGGAAGAGGTCAACTTCAGCCTTGACCACTTCGACGGCCGGCCCGGTGCCGGTGTGATGCCGGACGCGCCGTAATGACGCAATCCCTGACACCCCGTAAAAGTTCGTCGGCAAGACATGCCACGGCCATCATCGGCAGCCTGCTGATCATCCTGCTGGTGGCGGCTACCGTGGCATCAAGCTGGGTGCTGCGTGATCGCGCCATCGAAGACTGGCGTCGGGACCTTGGCAACCTGTCCCTGGTGATGGCAGAAAATACCTCGCAAACTATGGCCTCTGCTTACCTGGTGCTCGACAGCATCGGCGAACTGGTCGAGAACACCAGCATCAGCAACCAGGCGGAGCTGATCAAGACTTTCCACAACGCGGCCACCTATCAAATGATGCGTGACAAGGTCAGCGGCTTGCCGCAGATCGACGTGGTCACCATCGTCGGCGCGAACGGTGACGTGATCAACTTCACCCGGGCTTTTCCGGCACCGGCGATCAATCTGGCCAACCGGGATTATTTTGCCCATCATCGCGACAATGTCGACCCGGCCGTTTTCCTCAGCACGCCCGTCAAGAACAAGGGCAATGGCAAATGGACGTTCTACATCAGCCGTCGCGTCAACAGTAACGAGGGCCAATTCCTTGGCATGGTGCGGGTGGGTATTTCGTGTGATTTTTTTGCGGATTTTTTCAAGAACGTGAGCCTGGGCGAAGAAGCGTCGGTGTCGCTGCTGCGACGCGACTACACCTTGCTGGCACGCTGGCCGGATGCCGACAAGCTGATGGGCAATCGCAATCTGCTGGGTGCGACCCATACGGTACTTGAAGCCGGCAAGACCCACGATGTCATCCTCACGAACGCGCCGCGGCCGATTGACGGCATGCAGCAAACGCCGCGCATGGGTGCGGTGCGACTGGTGCGCGGCTATCCGCTGGCCGTCAACATCACCATTACCGAAGACCTGTACCTGAGCAGCTGGCGCAGCACGGTGCGCCTGCTGGGTGGCATCGGCCTGGTCAGTCTGCTGGCGCTGTGCGGAGCCTTCATCCTGATGGCGATCATCCTGAAGCGGCGCGAACTGGACGCCGAGCAGGCCCTCACGCTGAAACGCGAGGCCGAGGAAGCCAATACCGCCAAGTCCAGCTTCCTGGCGATGATGAGCCATGAAATCCGCACGCCGATGAACGGCATACTCGGCATGGCGGAACTGATGCTCGACACGCCGCTCGATGCCAGCCAGCGCACGTATGCCGGTAATGTCTACAACGGCGCGCACCACCTGATGCGGATCATCAACGAGATTCTGGATTTTTCAAAAGTCGAGTCGGGCCACATGGAAATCGACCTGACCACGTTTGATCCGACCCGCCTGATTGGCGAAGTGATCGGCCTGCATCGCAACGGCGCAACGGCCAAACAGCTGCAGATCAGGACCGAGATCGCACCGGCAGCCGCGCTGCTGGTCAGTGCCGACGCCAGCCGGATCCGTCAGGTGCTGGGCAACCTGATCAACAATGCGATCAAGTTCACGCCAGCCGGAGCGATCACGGTGCGCTTCGTGGGTCTGCCCGATCCCGCCGATGCGACCCTGGTGCAACTCGAGTACAGCGTCACCGACAGCGGGATCGGCATCAGCGCCGAGGCGCAGCAACGCTTGTTCGAACCCTTCGTCCAGGCCGACAATACGATCAGCCGCAAGTATGGTGGCACCGGCCTGGGCCTGGCCATTTGCAAGCGACTGGTTGAACTGATGCGCGGCGACATCCGCTGCGAAAGCGATATCGGTGCCGGCACGCGGTTTTCATTTCGCATCCCGGCCAGGGTCATTGAGCAACCGGTGATCATCACGTCGCCGCCGGTGCCCGTCACCGCGGCGGTGCCATCGCAGGAGAACAGCGTGCAGGCATTACGCGTACTGGTAGTTGAAGACACTGAAATGAACCGGCAGCTGGTACGCATACTGCTCGGCAAGCGCGGCTGCATTGTTGAAGAAGCCGTTAATGGTCAGCTCGCGCTGGAAGCGCTGGCCATGAAGCAGTACGACCTGGTCCTGATGGATTGCATGATGCCGGTGATGGATGGCTACGAAGCCACCCGGCGCCTGCGCGAGCGCGAAGCCGCGAATGGCGCTGCGCGCATGCCCGTCATTGCGCTGACCGCCAGCGCCATCGAAGGCGATCGGGAGCGCTGCCTCGACGCCGGCATGGATGACTATCTGGCCAAGCCGTTCTCTGCGGCGCAGCTCACTACGATCATCGAAAAATGGCGCAAGGCCGGTTAAGCGGTGGCAGGAACGGCCCTGCGTGGCCTCAACTGTAGCGGCGTGAAATCAGTTCGGCCACACAGACCGGCTTGTCATTGCCCTCACGTTCGACCGTGATCTGCCAGACGACCTGCGCACCGCCGGCGATATCCTCGACACCCAGCACGCTGATGCGTCCGCGCAAGCGGCTGCCCACCAGCACCGGTGCCATGAAGCGCACCTTGTTGAGTCCGTAATTGACGGCCATTTTTACGTCGCTCATCGTGACCGCGCTTTCCATCAGCGACGGTAACAGCGACAGTGTCAGGAAGCCGTGCGCGACGGTGCCGCCGAACGGCGACTCGGCGCGGCTGCGCTCGACATCGGTGTGTATCCATTGCTGGTCGCCGGTGGCGTCGGCGAATTGCTGCACGCGCTCCTGACTGATGCTGGTCCAGTCCGAGACGGCGATTTCCTGGCCGGTCAGGGTCTTCAGTTCGGCGAGTGAGGCGATGATGCGCATGGCATTCCTTCTACAAAATCAGACAGGTGATCGACGCAAAAACAAGCCACGCCCCTTGATGGTGACGGCCAGTTCGCCGTGCTGGTTGTGCGCTTCCCAGAGCGTGTTGATGACACCGCGGTCGGGCTTGCTTTTTGATGGCACGACATCGAGCACGGTGCTGGTGACGCGCAGCACATCACCCGGACGCACCGGCTTGAGCCAGCGCACTTCATCGATGCCGGGCGAACCCATGCTGGTCGAATCGCGCAGGTAATTGTCGACCACCAGCCGCATCATCATGCTGCAGGTGTGCCAGCCACTGGCGATGACGCCGCCGAAGATGGAGTTGGCGGCGGCGGCGGGGTCAACATGGAAAGGCTGGGGGTCGTAGCGGGTCGCGAAGTCATGGACTTCAGCGGCGTCGACGGTGATGCTGCCGACTTCAAAGCAGTGACCGGCTTCGAAGTCTTCGAAACACCAGGTGGGTTGGGACATGGGGGATCCTTTGTGTGGATGACCGGCTTGGATGCTTGCCGGTTCGGTGCTTCGTGGAGGGTTCCGGTGCAATGTTATTGCACCCTACAGGGAATGGTGGGTGCAATAACCGGAGAGCATTGCACCGGACAACCTGCAACTACCTCACGCTGCTTGCCGAAACCCCGGCTGTGCGACAAACCTGGCCAGATGATGGTCAGTGTCACCCAGCGTCAGCTCGATGATGGTCAATCGCTTGAAGTGATGCGCGGCCGGCAGTTCGTTGGTGACGCCCATGCCGCCGTGCAGCTGGACTGCTTGCTGGCCGACGTATTTCATGGCCTGGCCGATGCGGGCCTTGGCGGCCGACACCGTGCGACGCCGTTCGGCCGGATCGGTCGCAGTGACCTTGACCGCTGCCAGCGTGGCCATAGAACGGGCCTGCTCCAGATGCATGAACATGTCGGCCATCCGGTGCTGCAGCGCCTGGAATTTACCGATCGGTACACCGAACTGCTGGCGGGTCTTCAGGTATTCCAGCGTGGCATTGTTGAGCGATTCCATCACGCCCACCGCTTCGGCACATAACAACGCGATACCGTAGTCGGTCGCCGCATCAAGAATGTCCCAGCCTTCGCCGGCCGTGCCAAGCAATGCGCTGGCAGGCACTTTCACATCGGTGAAGGTGACGTCCGCCGCGCGCTGGCAATCAATGGTGCGGTAGTCGCGCACCGCGATGCCGTCCGTGGTCGCCGGCAGCACGAACAATGAAATCCCGGCCGTATCGCGCCGCGTACCAGCACTGCGTGCCGACACCACCAGCATGCCGGCCTGCGCGCCATGAATCACGACCGTCTTGGTGCCGTTGAGGACAAAGCCGTCACCGTGCGGCGTTGCCGTCGTGGCGATGTCGAACAGATCGTAGCGCGCCTGCTTTTCGCCCAGCGCGCACGCCAGTTTCAATGCACCGCTGGCGACCTGTTCGAGCAGGCTGTCGTGACCGCCGGCCAGCTTCAGGAATTGCGCTCCCAGCATCGTCGACCAGTACGGCTCGATCACCAGGCCGCGGCCGATTTCATGCATCACCACTTGCATGTCGATGGCCGAACCATTGAAACCGCCCTGCTCTTCGGCCACCGGCAACGCGGTCATGCCCAGTTCGGTCAGCGTGGTCCAGGCGATGTCGGACGTGCCGCTGTCGGACAGGACGATCTTCTTGCGCTGGTCGAACGTGTAGTCCTTGTCGACCCAGCGGCGCAGGGCATCGGAAAATTGCTGCTGTTCTTGCGTAAAGGTAAAGTCCATGTCGTCCTCACAGTCCCAGAATCATTTGGGTGATGATGTTTTTTTGAATTTCATTCGAGCCGCCGTAGATCGAGGTCTTGCGGTAATTGAAGTAGTACGACGCCAGCGGTGCGGCATCATCATCTTCGGCCAGGCTGTGCTCGCTGCTGCCGTGCAGGAAGTCGGGGTCAAACGGCAAGCCGTACGGACCGACCGCTTCGAGCATCAGCTCGGTCAGCGCTTGCTGGACTTCGGTGCCCTTGATCTTCAGCATCGAGGCTTCCGGGCCGGGTCCGCGTTTGGCGTTGTCCAGCGAAATCACGCGCAGCACCGTCACTTCCAGTGCCATCAATTCGATTTCGAGCGAGGCCACTTTGGCCGCAAACACCGCATCATCGAGCAGCGGCGCACCGTTTTTCTGCTGGTCCAGCGCGATGCGCTTTAGAAATTCCATTTCACGCTTGGCACGGCCGACCGCAGCGATGTTGGTGCGCTCGTGACCCAGCAAATACTTGGCGTAGGTCCAGCCCTTGTTCTCTTCGCCGATCAGGTTTTGCACCGGGACCGAGACGTTATCAAAGAACACTTCGTTCACTTCGTGGTCTTCGTCGAGCATGATGATAGGCCGCACCGTGATGCCGGGCGACTTCATGTCGATCAGCAGGAATGAA comes from Actimicrobium sp. CCC2.4 and encodes:
- a CDS encoding MaoC family dehydratase; amino-acid sequence: MSQPTWCFEDFEAGHCFEVGSITVDAAEVHDFATRYDPQPFHVDPAAAANSIFGGVIASGWHTCSMMMRLVVDNYLRDSTSMGSPGIDEVRWLKPVRPGDVLRVTSTVLDVVPSKSKPDRGVINTLWEAHNQHGELAVTIKGRGLFLRRSPV
- a CDS encoding hybrid sensor histidine kinase/response regulator; protein product: MTQSLTPRKSSSARHATAIIGSLLIILLVAATVASSWVLRDRAIEDWRRDLGNLSLVMAENTSQTMASAYLVLDSIGELVENTSISNQAELIKTFHNAATYQMMRDKVSGLPQIDVVTIVGANGDVINFTRAFPAPAINLANRDYFAHHRDNVDPAVFLSTPVKNKGNGKWTFYISRRVNSNEGQFLGMVRVGISCDFFADFFKNVSLGEEASVSLLRRDYTLLARWPDADKLMGNRNLLGATHTVLEAGKTHDVILTNAPRPIDGMQQTPRMGAVRLVRGYPLAVNITITEDLYLSSWRSTVRLLGGIGLVSLLALCGAFILMAIILKRRELDAEQALTLKREAEEANTAKSSFLAMMSHEIRTPMNGILGMAELMLDTPLDASQRTYAGNVYNGAHHLMRIINEILDFSKVESGHMEIDLTTFDPTRLIGEVIGLHRNGATAKQLQIRTEIAPAAALLVSADASRIRQVLGNLINNAIKFTPAGAITVRFVGLPDPADATLVQLEYSVTDSGIGISAEAQQRLFEPFVQADNTISRKYGGTGLGLAICKRLVELMRGDIRCESDIGAGTRFSFRIPARVIEQPVIITSPPVPVTAAVPSQENSVQALRVLVVEDTEMNRQLVRILLGKRGCIVEEAVNGQLALEALAMKQYDLVLMDCMMPVMDGYEATRRLREREAANGAARMPVIALTASAIEGDRERCLDAGMDDYLAKPFSAAQLTTIIEKWRKAG
- a CDS encoding Hpt domain-containing protein; translation: MSEHSYCVIDPHFLLQTAGADIELFRELSAMFVTLAGPVHARLALAMQNGDTKATHFESHSLKGSTALVGARELSTLLGEIEAHARRERNDLILPCLPELNRLFALVVEEVNFSLDHFDGRPGAGVMPDAP
- a CDS encoding acyl-CoA dehydrogenase family protein, giving the protein MDFTFTQEQQQFSDALRRWVDKDYTFDQRKKIVLSDSGTSDIAWTTLTELGMTALPVAEEQGGFNGSAIDMQVVMHEIGRGLVIEPYWSTMLGAQFLKLAGGHDSLLEQVASGALKLACALGEKQARYDLFDIATTATPHGDGFVLNGTKTVVIHGAQAGMLVVSARSAGTRRDTAGISLFVLPATTDGIAVRDYRTIDCQRAADVTFTDVKVPASALLGTAGEGWDILDAATDYGIALLCAEAVGVMESLNNATLEYLKTRQQFGVPIGKFQALQHRMADMFMHLEQARSMATLAAVKVTATDPAERRRTVSAAKARIGQAMKYVGQQAVQLHGGMGVTNELPAAHHFKRLTIIELTLGDTDHHLARFVAQPGFRQAA
- a CDS encoding MaoC family dehydratase yields the protein MRIIASLAELKTLTGQEIAVSDWTSISQERVQQFADATGDQQWIHTDVERSRAESPFGGTVAHGFLTLSLLPSLMESAVTMSDVKMAVNYGLNKVRFMAPVLVGSRLRGRISVLGVEDIAGGAQVVWQITVEREGNDKPVCVAELISRRYS
- a CDS encoding ATP-binding protein — encoded protein: MLKKIDARILLCVFAAVLVAGLWTITLLQLRTTRQVIIDNTQRDVRSLARLFNEHANRTVESADQAVTYLRFRYNTLGTGLDIAQDLKVGLNPDSIYNLFSIVDEHGDVVLSSQPFKPINLSDREHVKVHAGADSGELFISRPVLGRVSKKWSIQMTRRINYPDGRFKGVVVVSMDPQYFIRLYNDIDVGKYDVITLVGTDGVVRVRRVGDQVSMGMDVSASPFFQLMQKTGRGVTTAVSTIDGRERIQAYETLQHYPLVVTVGADIEERLAPYYVDRNQSLLIAAVISAVIALFTASIIILVGRLMASREKAIAASLAKSRFLSNMSHELRTPLNGILGFSEVMVEELGSQSLHGGFAQAIHGSGVRLLALVDATLELSALESGTIVLAPQPENLALLLQHATAPYLAAAAAKQLALDIEIDPATPATLVCDRVRLLMVLDKLLDNAMRHTDAGTILVSARPGGTGLELTVRDSGCGVPAHLQEQIFERFSQADDSAARSSEGAGLGLAIARHLVELMDGELTLKSFSGQGAQFSVTLRQH